TGTTGCTTGTGACATAAATCTAAGATCACTGTTAGGCTGATTTGGTCGGTTAGCATTTCAAACCCATCTTGTTTATGTAGTAATAtaacaattaattactcctattatagTTGATTGGTTAATGTATCAGTGCCTAACGCGAAGGAGATGAGGGAGAAGAAATCAATGCGTGCACAAGCACTACAACTTGCAAAGCACTTGTGCTACCAAATAGCGACTTTGCATGAAAATGAGGCTTTAAAGATATTTGAGAAATCTATACATCTTGCGGCAATCTATGGGATTAGTGAGCTTGTGGAGATGATAGACAAATATCATTTGGCAATTTATTATAGAGATTCTGACACGGACAAGGATGTGTTTTCACTAGCAATGGCCTATCGCTTTGAGAATGATATATACGTTGTATATAATATGAATGAATGCAGATATATGTTTTGCAGCTCCACATACCATCATGACAACAATTTACTACACATATGTGTAAAACTAGCCCCTTATCGGCTCAATCTTGTAGCTGGTCTCGCTCCACAGTTGCAGTGCAAATCGCAGGGGCTGAAGGTACCATTTCAAATCAAAACTCAATTACCTTTCAACATTTTAAAACATGAAACCGACACATTAGTAGCAGCCGACTAGAAAAAGTAACGAGTTAATATATAcagcctctctctctctatatatatcaaattagtCATTTTGATATGCAGGAGACGGAATATTTTGTCCTTGCTTCACGTAGAACATGGCCCAACCACGAAAAGCAAACTCcacatattttattcacaaaGGAGCACGAAAAGCTAAAAGAAGCCGGAGAGAAGTGGATGAAAGACACGGCTAATGCATGCACCATCGTGGCAACACTAATTGCAACAATCATGTTCGCTGCAGCTTTAACTATTCCTGGTGAGATTGAACCTGCATCTGGCAAGTCACTTCTCTCAAGCAAACCTTCATTCATGTTGTTTGGAGTGTCGAATGTCATATCATTGTTCACTTCCATAACTTCTCTACTCTTGTTCCTCTCCATTCTGACTTCACGTTATAATAAGGAGgattttttgtatgttttaCCCAAGAGGTTAAGCTTGGGCCTTCTTAGCCTCTTCGTGTCCATTACATTTATGTTGGTTGCATTTAGTGCTACGCTCTATCTGGTTCTTCCAAGACAACGAGATGTGCATGATTTGTGGCGCTTCTCACGGCCTTCGCTTACCAGCTCAATGCATCATTCGTGTTGCTACAATTCTCACTCCTTATAGATGTCATCTATTTCACCTATGACCctagtatttttaataagaaGACCAATTGCATTCTCTAAGCTCATACGTGTTGTTTTCTCTAATAAGCTTATAATATGTAGTCATAGTTGCTAGCattagatttttttctttgcattATATTACCAATTTCCCATGCATGTTGTTCTTAAGAAGATTAAGTGGTTTGTACttgtatttgtaatttatGGGCTTGTTTAAtgctagtactatatattctGGTTTCAGTAGATATATCAATTTGTAACCacaaattatttgacttttaaATAGCCTAATgtaggaaaatgaaaataactgTTACATAGTACTTGTCTCATTTAATGTAtgtttaacattattttttttattattcaatttattttaatccatgattCTTCAATCCATTCAATGATCATAAACCCCAAATTAACACATAAATTTGGAAACAGCtcattttcctaatttggTAGAATTCTCAGATTTTAAAAGTAAGTGTGAACTACACTATTAGTCCCTGATCTTGTCGAAAAATGCACCAATGGtcccttaaaaaaaatttatatcatttttggtacgATAAAGCTAAAGTAACCCTATGCACCACTTGTgtatagggatgtcaatcggtaGCCCTccgggtttcgggccaaccctattCGGGTTATCGATCAATCaggttgtgatttttttttcgggttataaaagttcaaccctaaccctaaaagctcgggttgcGGGCTAGCCCaacgggctaatcgggttgctaccgataaaattaacatgcggTCAATCCAATAACtaatggtgaaaattagttatatttataagtaaaatatttaattatgatatatttgtgatatatgcttaaactcaaacgTAAACACGatcatatactaatatttgagagttatgcaaaataaaacataaacatcaagaaattttaaagcatgttttagaaatttaaatatattttttagtgaatttgaagtttctaatttatatatctattattatgttaataaaaatttaatatataatttatatatttaatatataaaattgaaagttatttttttagtaatttatatcataaaataacCAATAAAGTGTTgaattagagtcaaacaaatagaacgatagaaattttatcgggtttccGGGCCAGtccatcgggttttcgggtctggccctaacgggtagcgggctaatcgggtgcCGGCTAGTCGGACTGAAATTTAATCGGGATAtaaattttcagccctaacctgttgggactaccgcagcggatgacacggaaaacaaacaggtccttaacggatctatttaggtgattatgcaatcgattccaatttcatgcaataaacatagatctatagatataacatcaaataaacacataatcatgcatatttgATGTAGATTCAATTGTTACCtcaaacaatattgatattaatatcatagactagaaaatactaaactttctgaaatatattctttcagtagatagcaataaagaatacatttcggattagatcctttcagtgctttaccacaccggtgttattaatctcttcttaggtaagagagaattatcacaaacaccgcaaccgtaccaataggtagccaaagcctatctaggttgtgaatacgtttttcttcttactagatctggccaagtcccctactggaaaactcatgaggagattcatcgaatttccctacttgaccttcttagtaaaaagccttagacttgtttattatatttcaataataaaccattatattatattatttattctcataaataggtaaacaagtggacgtggcgtttctcgtatacatgcacaagctgactgtacaaaggcatgtacgctcgaagcatctttagtatacaaaccccaacataACCCTGtaaatttggcgggctattcAGGCTGGcccacgggttgcgggctacaCTGACATCCCTACTTGTATGAATATTTAAAGATTTAGGGCATTTTGGACCTTTCTACtctccttttaatttttttcatttttcatccatcaccattttcttttataaactcaattatactttcatttaaataatatttgatactttatgatttcaaaaatttaaataatgaaccatatattttaattttgctttatttatttttaaaattaaatattatttttatgcagATTTTTCTATATGTTTGcgaagaaaatattatatttaatagtaacatttttaaatataaatattaaagtgcattatagaaaattctttgtgggatttaattttacttaaaaatttgattaaaattttttacatttgagaagaaataatattatagtgGATGATggtaatgttttatttaaaaaatgttacttaaatatttaaatgtttatactATACTtgagtgaaaaataaatattttaattacgttaattaaaatatagtatagtgaagaattttttttaaatataataattaaaatttaagtgaattatatctaacataaattaaagcgAACTCTTGCAagtaacattttttcattaaaaatattaaagtgaactatagtaactttttcatTATAAAGCTTAATCTATACACTATtcaagtaattatttaaaaaatttaagtgaattaattttaaagaaaatatttttgttgtaaaaGGTGCTTTTATGTATGTCTAAAATAATTGCATGATTGAAGAGGTactaaaattgtaatttccaGATACTGAAAATGCCCTTCATGGCATTTAGTTGATTTTTCAAATGCTGAGAGGTATAAAAGACCgacaggtaccaaaaatgtaatttttatagaCCAAATAGGCTGTAAAATTTTTTTAGGGATCATTGATGTATTTTTTGACAAGATCAGAGACTATTagtgtagttcactctaaaagaaaaagaagatgcCCTTCCTTCGTGCTCAATCTTTTGCTAAAATTAGCATGAACCGCTATAAACGAACCGAAATCTGAAATGTGAAAGATTTGGTAGCATCAGATTTCATGAAAGCAGAAGAATTAAGGGTAATTTGGTcaatttgtaaatattattgtataagagaaataataaggaaaaagaaaagaaaatagacaaaaattaaaaaatctctTATTCCTAAAATTCGCATGACATGATcctatattttgaaatatcaaCGAATTTAATCTCAAAGTTGAAAGGCCTACGAATTGAGACATTCTTTACGAAATCTCTCACTTTTATTTCATACTCTGATTTATTTTTGACGATTGTGTGACGCTATTTAATGGTATTTAATGGTGTGTAATTAATGTACTATTTCAGATAGACTAAAGTTTCCATATTCATTGCATTGCATTGTTCCACTATGTTTTGActtgcaaaaatgatgatgtaGAATAAACGATCGCCCAACAAATTGCCgcaaaataaatcacaatagACAATTGAGAATGTtataaaatttacaattatcGGGTTTAAAAGTTAGAATTGACtgagatttaaaaattaaaaaaattatgaaaagttAGAATTGACtgagatttaaaaataataattattaaaagttttgatttaaatggcaattttctgaaaattaaaatatcttagGTGTCCCGAACCTCTGGTGCGACTCGGTTACTCTCTTCTTAGCGGTTCGGGCACTCCACGTGCCTCCAATTGCGTTTGCCCTAACACAGTATTGAATTCGGATCCATACCCGGGTCCCAACCCAGCAGTTGCCCTACCGAACTCCATAGCTGAGCAACACTCTCACTCACTCTAGAatctccccctctctctctcacacacgaACACAGAACGGGATACTGAAAACGTAGGAATCCAATTATGGCTGAAGCTGACGGAGGAGGGGACGCGAGAGCACCTCTAAGCTCTTCCATCCCTTCCGGCAAGGACACCGCCTGGTTTGACGTCTCGTCTCTCCTCCATCGCGCCTCCAAAGGTCCGTTTCTCTCTCAATTGCGATCACAAATGTTTTCTggcttttattttacttttttgttttgaatttataaattggAATGAGAGGGTTGCCCAGGCCGGGTAACATTCGCTGTTTTCTCAGTTTATGTTGTTATTCTATTCAATCGCAGCAGTATTTATTCCCTTCTCAGGCTAAACGATCTATTTTATTAGGGATATATGTAATATGTTTTTCTTATGCAGCAAAATTAAGCAGAAACTTTCCATATAAATACAAGCTGGTGCGGTTTGATTTGAAAAAGAATCAACTTGGAGATATATATGTAGTTTCATATGTAACTCTATTCTGTACTCCCCCTTCCACCTTCCATGCCCAAGTTCCACAAATTCCACCACCCACCCCAGAAAAGTTAATAACTACTGCAGcatcttaataattttttacttgTACTTTATTCACAGACCTTCGAAATGATGAGCTTATCACAGGGGACGATTTCAATTTGTTTGCTGCCATGTCTGCTTTAGAGGTAATACTGCTTTTCTTCCGAAGAGTCGAAGACCtttcatgaaattaattttgaattaaggTATACTGCTAGTAACGGTATAGCTCAAGTgatccaagaaaaaaaaatcagagaTATCGGCAATAGATGTCAATTTGATTATGTGAGAACAAACTGTTAATGCATCCTATTTTCAGTAAAAGAATTTACTATTAGATTATCTTCTTAATGATAAAAGAAAGGTGATATATGTATTTTCTTGTTGCATTAGAAGTTATGACAATATTGTCTTTAGAAATGGAATTTACTATTATTACGAGACATGGGGCAAGAACTATGTTAAACACATTCCTGTTAATTGGCTTAGGCATGAAGTTTTCTAATTGTTAATTGCCTATTTTAGATAGTTGATGCTCTATTAAACTTTGGTTTTGAGCCTATTCTGTGATCAGTGTGCTTTATGTAGAACTCGGGATTAGATATGTTGGCTTTATTTGTCTAAACTTAGCATTTACTACTAGGTTGATTGTTGATGAAACATGTAGTTTGATAATAATCCTGAACTTTCACGCCTTCTCCTCCTCTTTATAAACCTTCCTTTATCATTATGATTTTGCTAGCACTGAGTGAATAGTAGTGTAACGCTCTGCATCATCACTAGCTATTAGCTAATGAGTCCCATTTCAAGTAAGAAAGTTTGGAAATATTCAGATTTCTTTCATCTCCTTGTTTTTGATATTTGAATGAAATGCTTAGCATTTCTATATGTTTTGTATCATAAGTTGAGACATATTATGAAAACCACCCACGAGGACTAGTAAAGAGACTTTGGAGGATAGAATAGGTACAAAAGATTTACTCATTGCTCCTGCACTAAGTCCtttcaatatattaaattggtaGACAATTTTAAATAACCACTTTTAGAACAatgtgttatttttgtcactccCATAAAGAAAGCTTTTAGTCAGAATATCAACTACACCCTTACTAAAGGGTCCCCTCTATTCATTTAAATAGCACATCAAAAGATTACCTGATAGGTCATCACCCTCTCTATCCCAAACTCCAACCTTTCCTTCTCCATTTCAACTCTCCAATTTTTGACCCCCATTCCCCCAACCTTTCTCTCAGTTTACTTGACCATTTGTTTGTGTAATTGGAATATTGGATAAATTAAAGTATGTGATTGATGATCATAATCTTTTGAGTCTCTTACATGTAGCAACTCATTGAAACATCCAATCAACTCTCGGTTCACTAAGTATTGCCAGGATGCAGGGAGATGGGGAATACTAGCAGTTCAAAAATAGTCAATCTACActagatgaaaaaataaaaattactagtagtattctTCTTTAGTCTATACAAATTCTCAGATAAAATgggatacaatttattttcgATCTGGAAAAGACATTACTGActctaattaaatcataatatcCAATAATTGCTACTTGTTAAAGAAATAGGGTGGCTAAGTTAACGTAGgtcaattttcttttcccttcaaaaaacaaaagaaaactaCACATAGGAAATTTCAAACATGACTTCAATTTCTATAGATTTTGGCCATTGTGGATATGCCTTGTATTCAAAAGAGACTTAGAAAACAACAAATCCAGAAGCAGGTTCTTCTTTTCCTGCAACGTCCATTAGGAACTTGATTTGAAGATGGAGAAATTAATTGAGATGAAGAGAAGAACTTAAATGAGAAAGGAAAGATTAATTTTCTTGAGAAGTGGAGAAGAGCTGGCACGTTCATTATTTTTGGAGGAATGCtagagtaattaattttggcAATTTTAAGGGTTTCTGGCCAGATTTAAAGGTTACTTGTATTTGagttattttaggaaaaaacgATTTGATAAGATTTGAATGGTTTACTGTTTAGTGGTTTAAAAGGTTATAGATCTCCAAAGCCACCCTGGCTCGCCCCCTTAATGTTGCTTGCTGCAGGCTCGCCTCAGCCAGCTTGGGCGATTCCAGTCAAGCCCCTGGTGCACTTTTGACACCATTGGTTCCACTATTAGATTGGATGTTTCTATGTTTCTCATCATCaatgtttgaaatttgtattttttgtgttctaagaagaaaaaaagttagtaaaaaagaatactgattaaattgaaaagtaattttattctaGACTTTGTATACCAACATGGCTAAGAATAACTATGATCTCATGTTGGAAGTtgtcaaaaaggaaaattttcaCTAGCTATTTTCTATGCTAATAGTAATTTGGCACTGTCATTGGTTTGCTTAATCTGTTTTTCCTGtcctcaaattttgaattagatttaaataaaCTGGGTCCAATGTAGCACTAGCTTGTTTTAATAGTGATATTTGGTTTATTCAGCTCTTCTTTAACTTGTGATTCCTCATCTTATAGAAGTTTTCTTACAGAGAAAAAGTACCAACAGCGTATTAAGCACATCTTCTTGTCTTTGGTATGCAGGACTACTTGTTCATCATACTTATATGGGAcaatttttcttcctttttaaCGTTAAATAGCATGGCGTGGCATGCAAAATATTTAACATCAGATTGTATTTACGTTATCTTAATAAAATTTCTGTTTTTACTACAATATTCAGCTGTAGTCTATgcataattttatgttaaatggTGTGGCATGGACATTTTGCTCTGTATTATGCTGTAGTTCCTACTATATTGTGGTtatgttttattgataaaCCTTTTGTTTTTACTAGATAATGGACCCGAAGATGGATTCAGGTATTGTATCTACTTATTATTCCGTTGATGAAGCCATTGAGAATGGTGCTGCTCCTATTCCATTGAGCATTGATAGAACAAGTGATATTCAATGTGTTATTGATATAATGGATCATTTCCTTGCTTGTGAGGTATCGTCGATCAGTAGCCATTCTAGATAGCACTCATAAGCGGTGACCAATATACCCCTCTTAAGTTCATTTCTTTTGATGCAGGCAACATGGCATAAAGGAGGTTCATTAGCGCAAACAGTGTTTTCTTGCATCTACCTGTTGAGGCCTGAGAGAATATCATCTCATGCCCTGCTGCATTCCTTCTGCAGTGTTATACGTGCTACTTGTAGTGCTCTTGTTTCAGCTGTTTCAGAGGCACGCACAAATGAAGTAAAGTACTTCAACGAATCTTTGCTCGTT
The nucleotide sequence above comes from Salvia hispanica cultivar TCC Black 2014 chromosome 5, UniMelb_Shisp_WGS_1.0, whole genome shotgun sequence. Encoded proteins:
- the LOC125189456 gene encoding uncharacterized protein LOC125189456 — translated: MAFWRCSVIVAHFVTVRLSSEGDDKTNKFKNQKAQIKRCKLWRRTDKLAKGWSFGSVGTDVLHQLWRKDTRRDVWLRLLDNFEEEEKDDETVLHVTVLKGKSNNLVNKSVDIMRREVLHPKDSKGKIALHYNAFVGNTTTPALVNRNPNLLDILSDDNRLSVHTTTMNCHKKTLHCFIAEPETNFRHDPFKSESQQGVIFLNEIIASTYVDIAAYLAHKFPNLTQRVDDDGDSALSIIAQTSTLFPRTDAFTWWQKFFYHLPNAKEMREKKSMRAQALQLAKHLCYQIATLHENEALKIFEKSIHLAAIYGISELVEMIDKYHLAIYYRDSDTDKDVFSLAMAYRFENDIYVVYNMNECRYMFCSSTYHHDNNLLHICVKLAPYRLNLVAGLAPQLQCKSQGLKETEYFVLASRRTWPNHEKQTPHILFTKEHEKLKEAGEKWMKDTANACTIVATLIATIMFAAALTIPGEIEPASGKSLLSSKPSFMLFGVSNVISLFTSITSLLLFLSILTSRYNKEDFLYVLPKRLSLGLLSLFVSITFMLVAFSATLYLVLPRQRDVHDLWRFSRPSLTSSMHHSCCYNSHSL